A window from Pseudomonas moraviensis encodes these proteins:
- the pseC gene encoding UDP-4-amino-4,6-dideoxy-N-acetyl-beta-L-altrosamine transaminase, whose amino-acid sequence MIPYGRQSLDQADIDAVVEVLQSDWLTQGPTIERFEQAMAERCQADFAVAVCNATAALHIACLAAGLGPGDRLWTSPNTFLASANCGRYCGAEVDFVDIDPLTWNLDAFALEAKLEQAERDGTLPRVLVAVAFSGQSCDLRKIADLAVRYNFTVIEDASHAVGASYAGRPVGCGEFAAMTVFSFHPVKIITSAEGGMVLTNRPALAERLRRLRSHGMTRDPEHMTEPSHGPWYYQQIELGFNYRITDLQAALGLSQLRKLDEFVARRRELAARYDQLLAYLPLTLPSAQPEAESAWHLYVVRLQAERCNLSHRQVFEGLRAAGIGVNLHYIPVHLQPYYRELGFAEGDFPEAERYYAEAISLPLFPLLSEEQQDQVVEQLRRLLLEE is encoded by the coding sequence ATGATCCCTTACGGTCGGCAGAGCCTCGATCAGGCAGACATCGATGCGGTGGTCGAGGTGTTGCAATCGGACTGGCTGACTCAGGGGCCGACCATCGAACGCTTCGAGCAGGCCATGGCCGAGCGCTGTCAGGCGGATTTTGCCGTGGCGGTGTGCAATGCCACGGCGGCGCTGCACATTGCCTGTCTGGCGGCGGGTCTGGGGCCGGGCGATCGCTTGTGGACTTCGCCTAATACCTTTCTCGCCTCGGCGAATTGCGGGCGCTATTGCGGCGCCGAGGTGGATTTCGTCGACATCGATCCGCTGACCTGGAACCTCGATGCGTTCGCGCTTGAGGCAAAGCTCGAACAGGCCGAGCGCGACGGCACGCTGCCAAGAGTCCTCGTCGCCGTTGCCTTCTCCGGGCAGAGCTGTGACCTGCGCAAGATTGCCGATCTGGCGGTGCGCTACAACTTCACCGTGATCGAAGACGCCTCCCACGCAGTGGGCGCGAGCTACGCCGGGCGTCCGGTCGGTTGTGGTGAATTCGCGGCGATGACGGTGTTCAGTTTTCATCCGGTGAAAATCATCACCAGCGCCGAGGGCGGCATGGTCCTGACCAATCGCCCGGCGCTGGCCGAACGTCTGCGACGCCTGCGCAGCCACGGCATGACCCGCGATCCCGAGCACATGACCGAGCCGAGCCACGGGCCGTGGTATTACCAGCAGATCGAGCTGGGTTTCAATTATCGGATCACCGATCTGCAAGCGGCGCTGGGTCTGTCACAACTGCGCAAGCTCGACGAATTTGTCGCACGGCGCCGCGAACTCGCAGCGCGTTACGATCAGTTGCTCGCCTACCTGCCGCTGACCTTGCCGAGTGCGCAGCCGGAGGCCGAATCGGCGTGGCACTTGTACGTGGTGCGTTTGCAGGCCGAGCGCTGCAATCTCAGTCATCGCCAGGTGTTCGAAGGTTTGCGTGCCGCCGGCATCGGCGTAAATCTGCACTATATTCCGGTGCATCTGCAGCCGTACTATCGCGAGCTGGGTTTTGCCGAGGGCGATTTCCCCGAGGCCGAGCGCTATTACGCCGAGGCGATCAGCTTGCCGCTGTTCCCTTTGCTCAGCGAAGAACAACAGGATCAGGTGGTCGAGCAACTGCGCCGGCTGCTGCTTGAGGAGTAA
- the pseB gene encoding UDP-N-acetylglucosamine 4,6-dehydratase (inverting), translating into MFNGQSIFISGGTGSFGRNFIRRLLEQYQPKRVVVFSRDELKQYEMQQTFNAPCMRYFIGDVRDAERLRQAMRGIDYVVHAAALKQVPAAEYNPTECIRTNVNGAENIIAAAIDNGVKKVVALSTDKAASPINLYGATKLLSDKLFVAANNIAGEQQTRFAVVRYGNVAGSRGSVVPFFSKLIADGAQELPITDERMTRFWITLDHGVQFVLDSFARMHGGEVFVPKIPSIRIVDLARGMAEHLPHKNVGIRPGEKLHELMVPLDDARMTLEFDDHYTIQPSIRFTSVDVDFAVDKLGERGRAVGEDFEYRSDTNPHFLSVGQIADLHAKLSV; encoded by the coding sequence ATGTTCAACGGACAATCGATTTTCATCTCCGGCGGCACTGGCTCGTTCGGCCGTAACTTCATTCGCCGCTTGCTCGAGCAATACCAGCCCAAGCGCGTCGTGGTGTTCTCTCGCGACGAGCTGAAGCAGTACGAGATGCAGCAGACGTTCAACGCGCCATGCATGCGTTATTTCATCGGTGACGTGCGTGACGCCGAGCGCTTGCGTCAGGCCATGCGCGGCATCGATTACGTCGTCCATGCCGCTGCGTTGAAGCAGGTGCCGGCGGCGGAATACAACCCGACCGAATGCATCCGCACCAACGTCAATGGCGCGGAGAACATCATCGCCGCCGCCATCGACAATGGCGTGAAGAAGGTCGTCGCGCTGTCCACCGACAAGGCGGCCAGCCCGATCAATCTGTACGGTGCGACCAAGTTGCTCTCGGACAAATTGTTTGTCGCCGCCAACAACATTGCTGGCGAGCAGCAGACCCGTTTCGCTGTGGTGCGCTACGGCAACGTCGCTGGCTCGCGCGGTTCGGTGGTGCCGTTTTTCAGCAAGCTGATCGCTGACGGCGCGCAGGAGCTGCCGATCACCGACGAGCGCATGACGCGGTTCTGGATCACCCTCGATCACGGCGTGCAGTTCGTCCTCGACAGCTTCGCGCGCATGCACGGCGGTGAAGTGTTCGTACCGAAGATTCCGTCGATCCGCATCGTCGATCTGGCGCGGGGCATGGCCGAGCATTTGCCGCACAAGAACGTCGGCATCCGTCCCGGCGAGAAGCTGCATGAGCTGATGGTGCCGCTGGACGATGCGCGGATGACCCTTGAGTTTGACGACCACTACACGATTCAGCCGTCGATTCGTTTTACCAGCGTCGATGTCGATTTCGCCGTCGATAAACTTGGCGAACGCGGCCGTGCCGTGGGCGAGGATTTCGAGTATCGCTCGGATACCAACCCGCATTTTCTTTCGGTCGGGCAGATCGCCGATCTGCACGCGAAGCTGTCGGTATGA
- the pseG gene encoding UDP-2,4-diacetamido-2,4,6-trideoxy-beta-L-altropyranose hydrolase, whose product MRVLIRADASPAIGSGHIARCLTLARVLRGQGSHVAFACRRLPGHRLEALKAEGFETFALPERYRDEDPLQAIESMLPWQFDIDALGLLLDGQAPFDWIIADHYGLDHHWQTAARRWAHRIAAVDDLATRRYSVDLLLNQNLSGLSENYAPLLPPGCRTLLGPRYAMLREEFNCEAIEIKPKARRVLVNFGGFDAAMQTHHAMLALADFTELQVDFVAGADNPAWAQMQALAETRPNWRLHSFVSDFHQRMTEADLFIGAGGGTSWERAALGLPTICIAVANNQQANGEVMAAAGAHVFMGAREQVSVEQLRDAVGFVMDNHFLRQSLAERSRQLVDGRGAERVAAALAGAVLKLRPATLDDAQLLFDGRNAEPVRRWSLESGVIDWAQHLNWLMASLRNPQRLLLIAEADDGPVGVLRYDLRGFEAEVSIYLLEGRFGLGWGRAVLSRGEAFVAAHWPQLTRINARVMPANQSSLKVFRDAGFIQETCAFSRVLKDHSHA is encoded by the coding sequence ATGAGAGTGCTGATCCGTGCCGACGCTTCGCCGGCCATCGGCAGCGGCCATATCGCCCGCTGCCTGACGCTGGCGCGAGTGTTGCGCGGGCAGGGCAGTCATGTTGCGTTTGCCTGTCGGCGCTTGCCGGGACATCGACTCGAAGCCTTGAAGGCCGAAGGCTTCGAGACCTTCGCGCTGCCCGAGCGCTATCGTGATGAAGACCCGCTGCAGGCCATCGAATCGATGTTGCCGTGGCAGTTCGACATTGATGCGCTGGGCTTGCTGCTGGACGGGCAGGCGCCGTTCGACTGGATCATCGCCGACCATTACGGCCTCGATCATCACTGGCAAACCGCTGCCCGGCGCTGGGCGCATCGAATCGCCGCGGTGGATGATCTGGCGACGCGGCGCTACAGCGTCGATCTGCTGCTCAATCAGAACCTGTCCGGCTTAAGTGAAAACTACGCGCCGCTGCTGCCGCCGGGCTGTCGCACCTTGCTCGGCCCGCGCTACGCCATGCTCCGTGAAGAATTCAACTGCGAAGCCATCGAGATCAAACCGAAGGCGCGGCGGGTGCTGGTGAATTTCGGCGGTTTCGACGCGGCGATGCAGACTCATCACGCGATGTTGGCGCTGGCTGATTTCACTGAGTTGCAGGTTGATTTCGTCGCGGGCGCCGACAACCCGGCGTGGGCGCAGATGCAGGCCTTGGCCGAGACACGGCCGAACTGGCGCCTGCACAGTTTCGTCAGCGATTTCCATCAACGCATGACTGAAGCCGATCTGTTTATCGGCGCCGGCGGCGGCACCAGTTGGGAGCGTGCGGCGCTCGGCTTGCCGACCATCTGCATCGCTGTGGCGAACAATCAGCAGGCCAACGGTGAAGTCATGGCGGCGGCCGGCGCGCATGTGTTCATGGGAGCGCGCGAGCAGGTCAGCGTCGAGCAACTGCGCGATGCGGTCGGCTTTGTGATGGACAATCATTTTCTGCGCCAGAGCCTCGCCGAGCGCTCGCGGCAACTGGTCGACGGACGCGGTGCCGAACGCGTGGCGGCGGCGCTGGCCGGCGCGGTACTGAAACTGCGCCCGGCGACGCTGGACGATGCGCAGTTGCTGTTCGATGGGCGCAATGCCGAGCCGGTGCGGCGCTGGTCGCTGGAATCCGGCGTGATCGATTGGGCGCAGCATCTGAACTGGTTGATGGCAAGTTTGCGCAATCCGCAGCGGCTGCTGTTGATCGCCGAGGCGGATGACGGCCCGGTCGGGGTGCTGCGCTACGACTTGCGCGGATTCGAAGCGGAAGTGTCGATCTATCTGCTGGAAGGGCGTTTCGGCCTCGGTTGGGGCAGGGCAGTGCTCAGCCGTGGCGAAGCGTTCGTCGCTGCGCACTGGCCGCAATTGACGCGCATCAATGCCCGGGTCATGCCCGCCAATCAGTCTTCATTGAAAGTCTTCCGCGACGCCGGGTTCATCCAGGAAACCTGCGCGTTCAGCCGTGTTTTGAAGGATCACTCGCATGCCTAG
- the fliD gene encoding flagellar filament capping protein FliD, protein MASPILPGSGLGSGLDIGAIVTALVNADKSAKQTQIDTATKTNSLKISGVGSLKSALAAYQKAMGDLNKASSPAFAGFTATSDTPTVVGATSDKTAVPGTYSVVVKNLATGSKVASAAFAGGAASAIPSGTLKISQNGIDYNVAIPANATLQSTRDAINTAQASNGISANIVTDSTGSSRLVLSSNKTGAGMDLQVSGIAGLEIDGTQKMGASPAAGASGAVGELAMDASLTIDGLAVTSKTNTVTGAISGMTLNLASASPVVNGVATPATVSVATNTAGIQTSLQSFIDSYNTLKKTIDTLSKATPDADGNLTVSAAFTGDALPRSLMADVRAQLTDPGAGGAGQLSVLSQMGVLTDSKTGLLTLDTAVFNKRMETPGMAGQVQQLFSGTDAKNGLLARMTAAVDPYVKTGGLLDQRSSNLTNLTSSLQKQQAALDLRVANLTSTLTAKYNAMDLLVGQMKATASNITSFFSSLNAQQSAK, encoded by the coding sequence ATGGCAAGTCCAATTCTACCGGGTTCCGGACTGGGTTCCGGCCTGGACATCGGCGCGATCGTGACCGCGCTGGTCAACGCCGACAAGTCTGCCAAGCAGACGCAGATCGATACCGCGACCAAAACCAACAGCCTGAAGATCTCCGGTGTCGGTTCGCTGAAAAGTGCACTGGCTGCGTATCAGAAAGCGATGGGTGATCTGAACAAAGCTTCGAGCCCGGCGTTTGCCGGTTTCACTGCGACGTCGGACACGCCGACTGTTGTCGGTGCCACATCGGATAAAACCGCCGTACCGGGTACCTACAGCGTTGTTGTGAAAAACCTGGCCACCGGCTCGAAAGTAGCCAGTGCCGCCTTCGCCGGCGGGGCCGCCAGTGCCATTCCGAGTGGTACTCTGAAAATCAGTCAGAATGGCATTGATTACAATGTCGCGATTCCGGCCAATGCCACTTTGCAGTCCACGCGCGATGCGATCAACACCGCTCAGGCCAGCAACGGTATTTCGGCCAACATTGTGACCGACAGCACCGGCTCGTCGCGGCTGGTGCTCAGCTCGAACAAGACAGGTGCCGGCATGGACCTGCAGGTCAGCGGGATCGCTGGTCTGGAAATCGACGGTACCCAGAAGATGGGCGCCAGCCCGGCGGCAGGGGCGTCGGGAGCCGTCGGTGAACTGGCCATGGATGCCAGCCTGACCATCGACGGACTGGCCGTTACCAGCAAGACCAATACCGTGACCGGTGCGATCAGCGGCATGACACTCAATCTGGCCTCGGCCAGCCCGGTGGTCAATGGCGTTGCTACTCCAGCGACCGTTTCGGTTGCGACCAATACCGCCGGCATCCAGACTTCCCTGCAATCGTTCATCGATTCCTACAACACCCTGAAGAAAACCATCGACACCTTGTCCAAGGCTACGCCGGATGCCGATGGCAATCTGACCGTGTCGGCGGCGTTCACGGGCGATGCTCTGCCGCGTTCGTTGATGGCGGATGTGCGTGCTCAGTTGACCGATCCGGGGGCGGGCGGAGCAGGACAATTGTCCGTGCTGTCGCAGATGGGCGTGTTGACCGATAGCAAGACCGGTTTGCTGACGCTCGACACTGCGGTGTTCAACAAGCGTATGGAAACTCCGGGCATGGCTGGCCAGGTTCAACAGCTGTTCAGCGGTACCGATGCCAAGAATGGTCTGTTGGCGCGTATGACTGCGGCGGTTGATCCGTACGTCAAGACTGGTGGACTGCTCGATCAGCGCAGCTCCAACCTTACGAATCTGACATCGAGCCTGCAAAAGCAGCAGGCGGCGCTGGATCTGCGCGTGGCTAACCTGACGTCGACATTGACCGCCAAGTACAATGCCATGGACTTGCTGGTCGGGCAGATGAAGGCAACGGCGAGCAACATCACCTCGTTC
- a CDS encoding ketoacyl-ACP synthase III: protein MIGIKSIASYVPVAGVDNYAQGAKFEKDEEFILGKIGSAFLPRKDAEQETSDLCVEAANALFASNPELKRESIDALIVVTQNGDEEGLPHTAAIVQDKLGLPTNVAAFDISLGCSGYVYGIYAIKGFMEAAGLKNGLLITADPYSKIVDPEDRNTTMLFGDAATATWMGENPSWALGKAKFGTDGSGAPHLKVSNGVFFMNGRQVFNFALLKVPAHLHELLDDSGLKADDIDAFCIHQGSAAIVDAVARRFEGEPEKFIKDMVETGNTVSSSIPLLLEKHVLDSDWQRVALSGFGVGLSWGSAIIYRP from the coding sequence ATGATTGGCATAAAAAGCATTGCGAGCTACGTTCCTGTAGCCGGCGTGGACAATTACGCACAAGGTGCAAAATTCGAGAAGGATGAAGAATTCATCCTTGGCAAGATCGGTTCGGCGTTCCTGCCGCGCAAAGACGCTGAGCAGGAAACCTCCGATCTGTGCGTGGAAGCGGCCAATGCGCTGTTTGCCAGCAACCCTGAACTGAAACGTGAATCCATCGATGCTCTGATCGTCGTCACCCAGAACGGTGACGAAGAAGGCCTGCCGCATACCGCTGCCATCGTCCAGGACAAACTCGGCCTGCCAACCAATGTTGCAGCGTTCGACATTTCTCTGGGCTGCTCCGGTTATGTCTACGGCATTTACGCGATCAAGGGCTTCATGGAAGCCGCCGGCCTGAAGAACGGCCTGCTGATCACCGCGGACCCGTATTCGAAAATCGTTGACCCGGAAGACCGCAACACCACCATGCTGTTTGGCGATGCCGCCACCGCTACGTGGATGGGCGAAAACCCGAGCTGGGCGCTGGGCAAGGCCAAGTTCGGCACCGACGGTTCCGGGGCACCGCACCTGAAAGTCAGCAACGGCGTGTTCTTCATGAACGGTCGTCAGGTCTTCAATTTCGCATTGCTGAAAGTCCCGGCGCACTTGCATGAACTGCTTGACGATTCGGGGCTGAAAGCCGATGACATCGATGCATTCTGCATTCACCAGGGCAGCGCGGCGATTGTCGACGCCGTGGCGCGACGCTTCGAAGGCGAGCCGGAGAAATTCATCAAGGACATGGTCGAGACCGGCAACACCGTGTCGTCGAGCATTCCGCTGCTGTTGGAAAAGCACGTGCTCGACTCCGACTGGCAGCGCGTTGCGCTGAGCGGTTTTGGTGTTGGCCTGTCGTGGGGCTCGGCGATCATCTATCGTCCGTAA
- the pseF gene encoding pseudaminic acid cytidylyltransferase, which yields MSCVAIIPARGGSKRIPRKNLKPFDGVPMIVRSIRTALESALFDAVVVSTDDVEIADVARAHGAEVPFMRPADLADDFTGTAAVIVHALQQLPAFDYACCLYATAPLLQVRYLRQGLELLKQHPHKAFAFSVCGFGFPVQRALTLNEEGALMSLYPEFRTTRSQDLPEAFQDAGQFYWGRSEAWLRGETLFSPASLPVILPRHLVQDIDSPEDWQRAEYLYAALKAGGELP from the coding sequence GTGAGCTGCGTCGCGATCATCCCCGCCCGTGGTGGCAGCAAGCGCATCCCGCGCAAGAATCTCAAACCGTTCGACGGCGTACCGATGATCGTCCGCTCGATTCGCACGGCGCTGGAATCAGCGCTGTTCGACGCCGTGGTGGTCAGTACCGACGATGTTGAAATTGCCGACGTCGCACGGGCGCACGGCGCCGAAGTGCCGTTCATGCGACCGGCCGATCTGGCGGATGATTTCACCGGTACCGCTGCGGTGATCGTGCATGCCCTGCAGCAGCTGCCGGCATTCGATTACGCCTGTTGCCTGTATGCGACGGCACCGCTGTTGCAAGTGCGCTACCTGCGTCAGGGCCTGGAATTGCTCAAGCAGCATCCGCACAAGGCGTTTGCCTTTTCGGTGTGCGGCTTCGGGTTTCCCGTGCAGCGCGCCCTGACCCTCAACGAGGAGGGCGCCCTGATGTCGCTTTATCCGGAGTTTCGTACCACCCGTTCGCAGGATCTGCCCGAAGCGTTTCAGGATGCCGGGCAGTTTTACTGGGGGCGCAGCGAAGCGTGGTTGCGCGGCGAGACGCTGTTCTCGCCAGCCAGCCTGCCGGTGATCCTGCCGCGCCATCTGGTCCAGGACATCGACTCCCCCGAAGACTGGCAACGCGCCGAATACCTCTACGCCGCGCTCAAGGCCGGCGGAGAGCTGCCATGA
- a CDS encoding flagellin domain-containing protein encodes MALTVNTNTTSLNVQKNLNRASDALSTSMQRLSSGLKINSAKDDAAGLQISNRMSSQIRGNTQAIQNANDGISVAQTAEGALQATTDILQRMRELAVKARNGTNGTADQTATNSEFAQMSDEITRISASTNLNGKNLLDGSAGTVTLQVGANTGSANHIDLVLSSKFDAVSLSVGSGTLALTGASPSDAAVAIDSAITAIDAAIAAIGATRASLGASQNRLTSTISNLQNITENTTAAQGRVQDTDFAAETANLTKQQTLQQASTSVLAQANQLPSAVLKLLQ; translated from the coding sequence ATGGCTTTAACAGTAAACACCAACACCACATCGTTGAACGTTCAGAAAAACCTGAACCGCGCTTCCGACGCTCTGTCCACCTCGATGCAGCGCCTGTCTTCCGGCCTGAAAATCAACAGCGCCAAAGACGACGCCGCTGGCCTGCAGATCTCCAACCGTATGTCTTCGCAGATCCGCGGTAACACCCAGGCCATCCAGAACGCCAACGACGGTATCTCCGTTGCCCAGACCGCTGAAGGCGCTCTGCAAGCCACTACCGACATCCTGCAGCGTATGCGTGAACTGGCTGTTAAAGCCCGTAACGGTACCAACGGCACCGCTGACCAGACCGCTACCAACTCTGAATTCGCTCAGATGTCGGACGAGATCACCCGTATCTCCGCTTCGACCAACCTGAACGGCAAGAACCTGCTGGACGGTTCGGCTGGTACTGTGACTCTGCAAGTGGGCGCAAACACTGGTTCGGCTAACCACATCGACCTGGTACTGAGCTCCAAGTTCGACGCCGTCAGCCTGTCGGTTGGTAGCGGTACTCTGGCCCTGACCGGCGCCAGCCCGTCTGACGCAGCCGTTGCCATCGACAGCGCGATCACTGCAATCGACGCCGCTATCGCTGCAATCGGTGCAACCCGTGCCAGCCTCGGTGCTTCGCAGAACCGTCTGACCAGCACCATCTCCAACCTGCAGAACATCACTGAAAACACCACCGCTGCTCAGGGTCGTGTACAGGACACCGACTTCGCCGCAGAAACTGCTAACCTGACCAAGCAGCAAACTCTGCAGCAAGCTTCCACTTCGGTTCTGGCCCAGGCCAACCAACTGCCTTCCGCTGTACTGAAACTGCTTCAGTAA
- the pseI gene encoding pseudaminic acid synthase, with the protein MPSFKIGHRTIGADAPPFIIAEMSGNHNQSLDVALQIVEAAARAGAHALKLQTYTAETMTLDLAEGEFFIKDPGSLWAGTSLYDLYEKAHTPWEWHAPIFARAKELGMLAFSTPFDDSAVDFLESLEVPAYKIASFENTDLPLIRRVAATGKPLIISTGMASIAELDETVRAAREAGCKDLVLLKCTSTYPATPLNSNVRTIPHLRELFGCEVGLSDHSMGVGVSVAAVALGATVVEKHFTLDRSAGGVDASFSLEPAELASLVVETERAWQAMGQVHYGVTEAERKSLVYRRSLYVTADMAAGEAFTVDNLRAIRPGLGLPPKHTDAVLGRRARTAIKRGTPLDWSLIE; encoded by the coding sequence ATGCCTAGTTTCAAGATTGGCCACCGCACGATTGGTGCCGACGCGCCGCCGTTCATCATTGCCGAGATGAGTGGCAATCATAACCAGTCTCTCGATGTCGCCCTGCAAATCGTCGAGGCTGCTGCGAGGGCTGGTGCGCATGCCTTGAAGCTGCAAACCTACACCGCCGAAACCATGACCCTGGATTTGGCCGAAGGCGAATTCTTCATCAAGGATCCCGGCAGTCTGTGGGCCGGCACTTCGCTCTACGATCTGTATGAAAAAGCCCACACACCGTGGGAATGGCACGCGCCGATTTTTGCTCGAGCCAAGGAGTTGGGGATGCTCGCGTTCTCGACGCCGTTCGACGACAGCGCGGTGGATTTTCTCGAAAGCCTCGAGGTGCCGGCGTACAAGATCGCCAGTTTTGAAAACACCGATCTGCCGTTGATCCGCCGTGTCGCCGCCACCGGTAAACCGCTGATCATCTCCACCGGCATGGCCAGCATTGCTGAACTGGATGAAACCGTGCGCGCCGCACGCGAGGCCGGCTGCAAGGATCTGGTCCTGCTCAAGTGCACCAGCACTTATCCGGCCACGCCCCTCAACAGCAACGTGCGCACGATCCCGCATCTGCGTGAGTTGTTTGGCTGCGAGGTCGGGCTGTCGGATCACTCGATGGGCGTCGGCGTATCGGTGGCGGCGGTGGCGCTGGGAGCGACGGTGGTGGAGAAACACTTCACCCTCGATCGTTCGGCCGGTGGCGTCGACGCGAGCTTTTCCCTGGAACCGGCGGAACTGGCCAGTCTGGTGGTCGAAACCGAACGTGCCTGGCAGGCCATGGGGCAGGTGCATTACGGCGTGACCGAGGCTGAGCGAAAATCGCTGGTCTATCGCCGTTCGCTGTACGTCACCGCTGACATGGCCGCCGGTGAAGCATTTACCGTGGACAATCTGCGCGCCATCCGTCCTGGCCTCGGTCTGCCGCCCAAGCACACCGATGCCGTTCTCGGACGCCGCGCGCGCACCGCGATCAAGCGTGGTACGCCACTGGATTGGTCGCTGATCGAATAA
- a CDS encoding motility associated factor glycosyltransferase family protein, whose translation MSEFFQANAEVLQRRWPALFERLMAEDSASVQAELVQGLGSTLSVDGIQLTSRHDRLHEAKIQAASLPEKPQLHVYGTGLGDLPGVLLERAGLERLYVHILNGALFALVLQLLDQRQWLQDPRVELFYAGDHPDFFTPFFALPAEMLLADDFNAKIRDRLINEVHLTFNNRDFDPQSPEIRQRLQESLPVLLGDGDVAQLFGSCAGREVYVIATGPTLEQHFERLAAIRQLAERPVFICVDTAYRPLREHGIVPDLVVSIDQRIGFRHLPFEKSDGITLVYLPMSDPQILKAWKGKRYGGYSASPIYAELKEQYPRGELHVGGSVIHPAVDLAVKMGAPRITLFGADFAFPMNKTHAGWGDGDLGPPLAQARHWVRDGHGQRVSTQLNFRGYLCVLERYIAAHPQVEFLNSSRAGALIAGTAFNPEFVQ comes from the coding sequence ATGAGCGAGTTTTTCCAAGCCAATGCCGAGGTGTTGCAACGGCGCTGGCCGGCGCTGTTCGAGCGATTGATGGCTGAAGACAGCGCGTCCGTGCAGGCCGAACTCGTGCAAGGGCTGGGCTCGACGCTGAGCGTCGACGGCATTCAGCTCACCAGCCGCCATGATCGCCTGCATGAGGCGAAGATTCAGGCGGCGAGCCTGCCGGAAAAACCGCAACTGCACGTCTATGGCACTGGCTTGGGCGACTTGCCCGGTGTGCTGCTCGAGCGCGCGGGGCTCGAGCGCCTGTACGTACACATCCTCAATGGCGCGCTGTTCGCGCTGGTGCTGCAACTGCTCGATCAGCGCCAGTGGCTGCAGGACCCTCGGGTCGAACTGTTTTACGCCGGCGATCACCCGGACTTCTTCACGCCGTTCTTTGCCCTGCCGGCCGAGATGCTGCTGGCCGATGACTTCAATGCGAAGATTCGCGACCGGCTGATCAATGAAGTGCACCTGACATTCAATAACCGCGATTTCGATCCGCAGTCACCAGAAATCCGGCAGCGCTTGCAGGAAAGTCTGCCAGTGTTGCTCGGCGATGGCGATGTGGCGCAATTGTTCGGTAGCTGCGCTGGCCGCGAAGTCTACGTAATCGCCACCGGGCCGACACTGGAGCAGCATTTCGAACGTCTCGCGGCGATCCGTCAGCTTGCCGAGCGACCGGTGTTCATCTGCGTTGATACGGCCTACCGACCATTGCGCGAACACGGCATCGTGCCTGATCTGGTGGTAAGCATCGATCAACGCATCGGCTTTCGGCATTTGCCCTTCGAGAAGTCTGACGGCATTACGCTGGTGTACCTGCCGATGAGCGATCCGCAGATATTGAAGGCATGGAAGGGCAAGCGCTATGGCGGCTATTCGGCCAGCCCGATCTATGCCGAGCTGAAAGAACAGTATCCACGCGGCGAGCTGCACGTCGGCGGCAGCGTGATCCATCCGGCGGTGGACCTCGCGGTAAAAATGGGCGCGCCCCGAATCACTTTGTTTGGCGCCGACTTCGCCTTCCCGATGAACAAGACTCACGCCGGTTGGGGCGACGGCGATCTGGGCCCGCCGCTGGCCCAGGCGCGGCACTGGGTGCGCGATGGCCATGGTCAGCGCGTCAGTACCCAGCTGAATTTTCGCGGCTATCTGTGTGTGCTCGAGCGTTATATCGCCGCGCACCCACAGGTCGAATTTCTCAACAGCAGCCGCGCCGGCGCGCTGATCGCCGGCACCGCTTTCAATCCGGAGTTCGTGCAATGA
- a CDS encoding flagellar protein FlaG produces the protein MDMSVKLNVSYPAPKPVPPVADKTSELPKVQKTEAPVAAKDQDSDGAKLKLAVQEIEKFVQSIKRNLEFSIDEHSGKVIVKVIASETGEVVRQIPSAEALKLADSLANASHVLFDAKV, from the coding sequence ATGGACATGAGCGTGAAGCTTAACGTGTCTTATCCGGCTCCCAAGCCAGTGCCACCGGTTGCTGACAAAACGTCAGAGCTGCCTAAAGTCCAAAAGACTGAAGCGCCGGTCGCTGCCAAGGATCAGGATTCGGACGGCGCCAAGTTGAAACTGGCGGTGCAAGAGATCGAAAAATTCGTCCAGTCGATCAAGCGTAATCTGGAGTTCTCGATTGACGAGCATTCCGGCAAGGTCATCGTCAAGGTGATTGCGAGCGAGACAGGTGAAGTGGTTCGACAGATTCCTTCCGCTGAAGCCCTCAAACTGGCGGACAGCCTCGCCAACGCAAGCCACGTGTTGTTCGACGCCAAAGTCTGA